The Saprospiraceae bacterium genomic interval CAGTGCTTCCAACGACAATGCTCAAGCCAATATCAGGATTAATTCCGGATTGGGGTCGGTATACCATTTTGTCGATATTGTTGTTCTCAGGGTTCATATTATTAGCTACATGGTATTTTAGAAAGTGGCAGGGGTGGTCAATTTGGAAAAAAATAAAACCTCTGGGTTTTATGTGTGTGGGAGAAATAAAATGGAGCTTGAAGAAACTGTCTGGTCTTTTTGCCTGGAGTATGATGCGGTATTTTATTTATTTGTTGCAATGGGTTTTGCTGCTGGCTTTGGTTGGTAAGTTGAGTCTGACCGAGTCACTTGTGGCGGCGATTGTATATTTGATTGTTTTGACCTTTGTCGTATTGCCCCCCGTTTTTTCGGTTGCTTCGCGCAATATTATTGCCTGGACGGTATTTGGTGCTTTTGGCCTGGAACCATCTATGAGCATCTTTTTTAGTTGCCTTATTTTTTTGTTAAACAATGCGGTCCCTGCAATGTTCGGATTTCTTTTTTTGTTAAAAGCAAAAGATGGCTCATAAAATTTGTATAATCTGTGTATTCATTGCTGTAATGTCTGGCCTGGCATTCAATCCGGCAACAAACAGCAAATCCGGGGAATCTGCTTTTGGAAATGGAGAGAAGCTGGTTTATAAGATTTTCTATAACTGGAATTTCGTTTGGCTGACGGCTGGTGAGGTGCATTTTGAAATCAAAGAAGAAGAGGATTTGTTTCATATTGAAGTCACTGGAAAGACATACGCGTCATACGAATGGTTTTATAAAGTGAGAGATAAGTACCATTCCTATATTGATAAAACAAGCGGTTTGCCAAAACTCTACATCCGCGACATCCAGCAAGGTAATTACAGAAGATATGAAAAGGTAGTTTTCGACTATGATAAACGAATGGCCTACAGCTATACAGGAAGAACCATGTCAGATTTGAAGCTGACTGAAATTCCATTGGATAAGCCCTATTACGATATGATTTCGTGTATGTATTATTTGCGAAGTCAGGATCTGCAGAAATTCAGTACAGACAAGAAAACGACGTTTAATATTTTGCTCGATGATGAAAAATATGAATTGGGTTTAAAGTTTAAGGATTATAAAAAATCCTTTAAAATTAAAGATTCAGGGACGTACCGGATCTTTCATGCAGTCGCAGATGTCATTTCTGGTCATGTGTTCGACAAGGATGCCAAAATAAAATTGTATGTAGGTGACGACCACAATTATCTGCCTGTTTTGATTGAATCACCCCTGGTGGTAGGTTCAGTAAAAGCCATATTAAGTAGTTGCAATAATTTAAAACACCCTTTCGACTCCAAAATAGAATGAGCAGAAAAACCAAAAAATTCCCCGATAGAAGAACAGGATAATACTTTGGGGATCGAAGGATGAGTCAATTATAAAGTCGAAATCATAACTTTTCAACATCTTCTAAAAGATACATTAAACGGTTGATGTCGACTGAATTTAAAATAAGCTTGCCTTTAATGTCAATAGGCTCTGATGTATAGGGAATGGGCTTGTTGGCTTTTATTTCGACGACGGTTTCCGGCCCGGCTTTTCCGCAAAAAAAACAACTGGCGTATGGGAACGCAGAAAACACAAATTCTGTATGGCTCTTGAATCCATCTGTAGGGATAATATAGCCTTTCAATTGTATGATCTTTCCTTCAAGCGCTTTGAGTTCCTTACTGAATATGGGTTTATCTACCTTAATACCAAGTAACTCGTCGTATTCTTTTTTATAGGTTACTTTCGCTAAAGCCGGCCACATGTTTTGAGCCTGTGCCTCAGTTATAAATGCCATACAAACAATGGTTAGTATGGTCATGGCCCCATGTTTAGAAATAGATTTTATAATGTGCGTATTCATGATTCTTGGCTCAAGGTAAGGTGAATGTCGGTTTTCATGGCCCGGATGGCTGGTATCAAAGCTGCAATCAGACTCAATAGGCAGGCAGCTAACGGGATCATCCATTCTCCTGGAACGAGGACAGATGATCTGATGCCATACTTCATTTCAAGTTGAAGTGTGGGCTCGAGAATGGCAAGAGCTCCGTGAGCCAGCAGCATCCCGGCAATTATGCCGGTGATCGTCAACAGAGTGGCCTCTGCCAAAATCCACAACACGATTTTTAAAGGGCTTGCACCTGCAAACCTCAGCAAAGCCAGTTCGTATTTACGTTCTTCCATAGCTTGCCATAAACTGATAAACAAACTAAGCATGGAAAGCAAGATAAGAGCCAGAAGTACAAATGAAAGCAATTCACTGGCTGTTCCTGTAAGTTCGTATAAACGGTTAAGCTCAATGGCAGGACTTGCTGCCATGATTGAAGTATTCTCGTTGATGCTCCTGCCAAAATTCAAACTTTGAATATTAGTGCCTTTAAACTCCAACAGCAATGAGGTGACAGATCCCTCAGTTTTGATAAGATCTTCATTACTGAGGCAGGCTGGCCCATGGTGATGTTCGGAATGATCCTCAGCCAGTTCGTCGTGATGCAAAGCCCAGTATGAAGATATAGTCACGAATATCAATTGGTCGGTCACCGTCCCGCTTTGATTTAAAATACCCTGGACTTTAAACTGGTGCGAATCGTGCTGATGGGCATTTTCATTGTCTGATTGAAATCCATGTCCGGAAATGAAAGTATCTCCTAAACGAAGGCCTGTTTTCCGGGCAACTTCTGAACCGAGTACAGCTTTGAAATCGTCATCAAAATTATGGCCTTCCCGAATTCTGGCATTATAAAAATCGAGGAAAGCCGTGGTAGTGCCTACCAGTCTGAATCCTGCATATTGATCTCCAAGTGCCAGAGGCAACGCTTGTTGAATAATTGGGTGATTTGATCTCAGGAATGCCTTAGATTCTTTCAGTGATATATTGCCGGTTGGAAAATCTAAATGAAATAAATTGCAGAGAACGGATTGGAGCGGACTTCCTTTTGCAGCGAGAATGAGGTCTGTTTTGCCCAGGTTTTTATTGAAGTGATTTTCAAATTGACTGTTTACCAATAAGCCCAGTGTGATGAGGCCTCCGGAAAAAACGAGTAATAGCAGATTGAAGCCGGTATTCAGCCGCCGGTGCCATAAATTCTTCCAGGCCAGATGAAAGGCATTCATGTAAGCAGGA includes:
- a CDS encoding DUF3108 domain-containing protein, translated to MAHKICIICVFIAVMSGLAFNPATNSKSGESAFGNGEKLVYKIFYNWNFVWLTAGEVHFEIKEEEDLFHIEVTGKTYASYEWFYKVRDKYHSYIDKTSGLPKLYIRDIQQGNYRRYEKVVFDYDKRMAYSYTGRTMSDLKLTEIPLDKPYYDMISCMYYLRSQDLQKFSTDKKTTFNILLDDEKYELGLKFKDYKKSFKIKDSGTYRIFHAVADVISGHVFDKDAKIKLYVGDDHNYLPVLIESPLVVGSVKAILSSCNNLKHPFDSKIE